One region of Pangasianodon hypophthalmus isolate fPanHyp1 chromosome 15, fPanHyp1.pri, whole genome shotgun sequence genomic DNA includes:
- the LOC113541481 gene encoding transmembrane protein 151A yields the protein MQGVTVTGEAPTLNGGGREEQRPLKQSLSGSLCRESHWKCLLLTLLMYGCFGTLGWCSLYRITVMASDDQGPAYYYGDRARLYHDSPCSNGYVYIPVAFLAMLYVVYLVECWHCYSKTANLAKVEISQVYDRIQRLQQATPCIWWKAISYHYVRRTRQVTRYRNGDAYTTTQVYHERVNTHTAGSEFDYSRHGVKDVSKELQGLLDHPVTRLRFTKCFSFASARAETAYLTQRARFFGDNEGLDDYMEAREGMHLKNVDFREHMLAFPDPARPPWYTRRCVYWLASALLLSWPLRVVVEYRTAYVHYHVEKLFGENEDANENENRDNYQTGFEHGSGGPTLHVISRVNTVDITELEWHIRCNQQIVPSYSEALLMDLDINPNTPLSVAMAAQMRRNSSYFLQSCPRCRRTTSSSSLPSWVRGNMVVGASSFPIRAGGRLTLSRSGFSLGRLHTTRNRHTCLFHSRSLGGGLAGRGEEGGGFLGLGFRGSDEERRGVLEGEDEENSEVEERRQRQGDDIENGEARGEERDRPPAYQDALYFPVLIIHGEESCHGGRDIDTG from the exons ACACTGAACGGCGGTGGACGGGAAGAG CAACGTCCTCTCAAGCAGTCCCTAAGTGGCTCCCTGTGCCGGGAGTCTCATTGGAAGTGCCTGCTACTGACCCTGCTCATGTACGGCTGCTTTGGCACACTAGGCTGGTGCTCCCTCTACCGCATCACAGTCATGGCTTCTGATGACCAAGGTCCTGCCTACTACTATGGCGACCGAGCCCGGCTCTACCACGATAGTCCCTGCTCCAACGGATATGTCTACATCCCTGTGGCTTTCCTGGCCATGCTTTATGTCGTCTACCTGGTGGAGTGCTGGCATTGCTACTCCAAAACAGCCAATCTGGCTAAAGTGGAGATCAGTCAGGTGTATGACAGGATCCAGCGTCTGCAGCAGGCCACACCATGTATATGGTGGAAGGCCATCAGTTATCATTATGTACGGAGGACCAGGCAAGTGACGCGCTACCGCAATGGAGATGCCTACACCACCACCCAGGTATACCACGAACgggtcaacacacacactgccggTTCTGAGTTTGACTACTCGAGGCATGGTGTCAAGGATGTGTCCAAAGAGCTGCAAGGCTTACTCGACCACCCTGTAACCCGGCTGCGCTTCACTAAGTGCTTCAGTTTCGCCAGTGCTCGTGCAGAGACCGCCTACCTCACACAGCGAGCACGCTTCTTCGGCGATAATGAAGGTCTGGATGACTACATGGAAGCACGCGAGGGTATGCACCTGAAGAATGTAGACTTTAGGGAGCACATGCTGGCATTCCCAGATCCTGCTCGGCCACCTTGGTACACACGCCGCTGCGTCTACTGGCTGGCATCTGCTCTGCTGCTCTCCTGGCCGCTCCGTGTAGTGGTTGAGTACCGCACAGCATATGTCCACTATCATGTTGAGAAGCTGTTTGGTGAGAATGAGGATgccaatgaaaatgaaaatagagaCAACTACCAGACAGGCTTCGAGCATGGCTCTGGAGGACCCACTTTGCATGTCATATCACGGGTAAACACGGTGGACATCACTGAACTGGAGTGGCACATTCGCTGCAACCAGCAAATAGTGCCCAGCTACTCCGAGGCCTTGCTAATGGACCTGGACATCAACCCGAACACACCGTTGTCTGTCGCAATGGCGGCCCAAATGAGACGCAACTCCAGCTACTTCCTCCAGAGCTGCCCTCGCTGCCGGAGGACGACAAGCAGCTCATCTCTGCCTTCCTGGGTCAGAGGGAACATGGTTGTAGGGGCAAGCTCGTTTCCCATCAGAGCAGGAGGAAGGTTGACGCTGAGTCGCAGTGGCTTCTCCCTGGGACGCTTGCACACCACCCGAAACCGTCATACCTGCCTGTTTCACTCAAGGAGTCTCGGAGGAGGATTGGCAGGACGAGGGGAAGAGGGAGGTGGCTTTCTGGGCCTGGGGTTCCGTGGGTCAGATGAGGAGAGAAGGGGCGTTCTAGAGGGGGAGGATGAGGAGAACAGTGAGGTCGAAGAACGACGGCAGAGGCAGGGAGATGACATAGAAAATGGCGAGgccagaggagaggagagagacaggccACCAGCCTATCAAGATGCTCTGTACTTTCCTGTGTTGATCATTCACGGAGAAGAGAGCTGTCATGGCGGGCGGGATATTGATACAGGATAA